The DNA sequence GCTTCTTCTCTCAATTCCTGATCAATCTTGTCGGCCAGTTCAAACAGCTTGAATTCTGGCCAGGCATCATTCAAAGTCAGTAACTGATCGAGCCCCTGCGGATTCTGTCTGAGGGGATCCGGGATCAGCGAAGCAACCGCCACGGCGGCTGCAGCTGTTTTACCGAGTTTATCGTCTGTGAGCAGTTTGAGCCCCTTGTGATGCAGGTAGACAGCACAGATCAAGTCATCAGGAAATGACCAGTCCAGCATCACGTTAGCTGCAGCTGCAGAGTGGTCCCAGCTGAAATGCTGGCGTTCATATTCACTCAACAGACAGGGATCGCTGTCCTGGTTGATCGTGAATGTCAGGTACAGATCAAACAGTTCTTTAGAAAGGATGGGCAGCAGGAAGTCTTCCAGCATGGCTGCCGAGAAAGCCACGTCAGCGTCGACCTTCATCAGCATGGCAATCTCGCGTGCCATCAGTGCCCGTTCCAGGTTGGTACTCCAGAAGTTGGGCAGGTTGATCAGCTTGGAATCGCTGGTTGCCATCGCCTGCTTCAGACCGGTGGTGACCAGGAAGAGCTTCGTCGAACGAATTCCCAGCAGCGTAATCGTCTGTTGAATCGAGGAAACCTTCCGGCGTAATCCGAATGCGCTGGAGTTAACCATTCTCAACAGTTCACAGGAAATTCCGGCGTCGGTTTCGATGATCTTGCTCAGCTCTTTGGGAGTCGAAGCAGGATCTTCAGCCTTCTGTGAAAATTCCATGACTGCTTTAGGCAGCATTGGAAGCTTAATTTCCGGAGGCAGCGGGCTTTGTTTACCTTCACCGATCAGTTCTCTACGCAGCTTTGTCCAGTCCGTCATCTGTTCCTCTTTTACTCTCAGTCATGAAGTCGAAACAGCTCTCTACTGTTTCGCAAATTCAGGGTTACCAGACGGATCTTCACCCCTTATCGTTAAAGGGAGAGGATCGCTTAACACATTGAAATCTTAGCTTAAGGATTCTCTGTAAGAGGCGTTCTTTTCAGGATTTTTTCGTCGGAAATCCCTCCACTGGCAGTATGTTGATTTAACGCAACACTGCTCGTCTGTCCAAAGAAGAATCCGCATTGAAAAATACTCATAAGTAACTAAAATTCATCCACTTACATGCATTATTAGAAAACGCTCGAGAGGAACGGCCTCATCTGCTTTCGGGCCCACAGCAAATTCTTAACATTGTCAGGACAGAATCATGGAAGCGAAATCTCTGGAATTCCTCAAAAACCTACTTCATTCACCAGCTCCCTCGGGATACGAGCGGCCCATTCAGGAGGTCGTGCGGGCGTATGTGAAAGAGTTTGCTGACGAAGTGAAAACCGACCTGCACGGCAATGTGATCGCCGCCGTCAATCCCGGAGCGAAACGGCGGGTGATGTTCGCCGGCCACTGTGACCAGATTGGTCTGCTGGTACAGCATATCGATGATGACGGTTACCTGTGGGCTAACCTGATCGGTGGCTGGGATATCCAGATGCTGCTCGGCCAGAACATGCAGGTCCACACCGATTCGGGGCCGATCCACGGGGTGATTGCCCGTAAAGCCATTCACCTGCTGACCCCGGAAGAACGCAAAACCGTTCCCGAGATCAAGGACCTCTGGATCGACATCGGAGCCAGGAATGGAGCGGAAGCCCGTGAGAAAGTCGCGATCGGGGATCCCATTACATTCGAACTCGGTTTCAGACCAATGCTGAACCAGCTGGCTTCCGCACCAGGGATGGATAACCGCGTTGGGGTCTGGGTTGTGATGGAGGCCCTGCGACAGGCGAGTGAGAAGTCACCCGAGTTCGGCGTCTTCTCGGTTTCGACAGTTCAGGAAGAGATCGGCCTGCGTGGTGCACAGACCAGTGCTTACTCAATTCAGCCTGAGGTCGGGATTGCCGTCGATGTGACCCATGCCACCGACTGCCCCGCGGTCAGTAAAAAGGAAAATGGCGAGATCAATGTCGGCGATGGTCCGGTTGTCTATCGCGGACCGAATGTGAATCCGGTTGTTTTCTCAACGCTCACCGATCTGGCGGAGAAAAACGACATCTCCTGTCAGATTAACTCGATTTCGCGTCCCGCTGGTAACGATGCCAATGCGATGCAGTTGAACCAGGGAGGCATGGCGACCGGTATTGTCGCCATTCCCAACCGGTACATGCATAGCCCGGTCGAGGTCGTCTCGCTGGAAGACCTCGAACACGCGGCTAATCTTCTGGCTGCATTCTGCCTGGAGATCAATGAACAGACGGATTTCACTCCATAGTCAAATGTCGTTCAGATGAGATCGATCAGCCGATACTCTGCAGCACTTCTTCTGCTGCCTGAATCGTCTGGTCGATATCTTCATCTGTCATGCAGGTGGAAGCGAAGTTGGCTTCAAACTGGCTGCAGGGGAGATAGATACCCCGGTCAAGCATGCCCTGGAAATAGCGGGCAAATCGCTCTGTATCGTTCTGGGAAGAGACCGCAAAGCTGGTCACTTTTTCGGGATTGAAGAACAGCGTAAACATCGAGCCGCATTCTGCAAGCGTGTGAGGCAGACCTGCTTTGGAAGCGGCTGCGGAGAGCCCTTTTGTCAGTCGCTGCGTCTGCGCTTCCAGTTCCGGGTAGGGATTAGTTTCCCGCAGACACTGGAGCGTTGCGATACCGGAGGCCATCGCGATTGGATTTCCCGACAAGGTCCCAGCCTGGTAGACTGAGCCGACAGGAGAGATCGCATCCATGATTTCTGCTTTTCCGCCATAAGCGCCGACAGGCATACCGCCGCCAATGACTTTGCCCAGCATGCAGATGTCAGGAGTCACCCCGAATCGCTGTTGTGCGCCACCGAGGGCAACACGAAACCCGGTCATGACTTCATCCATGATGAAGACCGACTGGTGTTGGGTGCAGAGTTCTCTGACCGTTTCGAGGAATCCCGGTTCTGGCAGGACGACCCCCATGTTACCCACGACCGGTTCGAGGATCACACCTGCGATCTGGTCACCTGCCTGGGAGAATGTTTCCTTGAGTTGCTCTATGTCGTTGTACTCCAGGACCAGGGTATCGGCTGTGCATCCCTGGGGAACGCCGGGGCTGGAGGGGGCGCCGAGTGTCAACGCACCACTGCCTGCCTGGACGAGCAGGCTGTCGACGTGCCCGTGATAACAGCCGGCAAACTTGATGATTTTATCCCGTCCGGTGTAGCCGCGTGCCAGTCGAATCGCACTCATGGCGGCTTCAGTTCCTGAATTCACCATCCGAACTTTCTCGACGGAGGGAACCAGTTCCGCGACCAGTTCCGCCAGTTCGCTTTCCAGTACCGTAGGTGCTCCAAAACTCGTCCCTTTTTTGAGTGCCTCTTCGATTCCAGACATGACCTGGGGATGCAGGTGTCCCAGAATGTGGGGGCCCCAGGAACCGACGAAATCGATGTAGCGGTTGCCGTCGATGTCATACAGGTACTGTCCCTCGCCGCGATCGATGACGACCGGGTGTCCACCCACGGCGCCAAAGGCCCGCGCCGGACTGTTCACTCCTCCCGGAATGACCTTCAGGGCGCGTTCAAATTCTGCTTCACTTCGCGTACGGGAGCGGGCTGTCATGGATCAGGAGTTCCTCTAGTTCGTAGTCGTTTTTTCAGGAGTGACCGGGGCATCTGACCCCAGCTTGAGACATTTCAATGTTTTTGAATCTCTGACATAAAGCAGACCATTAGACAGGGCGGGCAGAGCCCGTGTCGTGGAGTGGAAGATCTGCTCGCTGGCCAGTTCTTTATAGGCATCCAGGGAGGCTTCGGCCAGTACCAGTGTGCCATCGGTTTTCATGATAATGAGTTTGTTGTCGGCTTCAAGTAACGTCGCGTATCCAAAATCGTTCTCGGCCCATTCGACTTTGCGTGTCTGGGGATCAAAGCAAATCAGGCGGGCTGTGCCGATATCCTGACGACCATCAATGCCGATCAGCTTGCCATCATATTCAATCGGCGTCGTGTACTGACTGGACATCGGCTTTTCGCTGCGCCAGATTTCCCGTGTGCCGATCTGTTCAATCTGGCCCCAGAAACCACCCACGCCGTAGCTGGCTGTGGCAAAGATGTTGTTGCCGATCACTACCGGGTCGGCACCATTCACCGTGGGGCCCCGCTTACCAAAGGGGAACTGAAACAGTACATTGCCGTTCTTCGGATCCAGGCCGGTCAGGTGCAGCCGGGTGATGAAGATGGCGTAGAAGCGACCATGTCGAAAGGCAGAGGTCGGCGAGGAGTAGCTGGCATCGTCCTGCAGTGCCTGCCACAAGGTAAAGCCCTTGTCCAGGGAAAACGCGACCACGCCGGCATTCTTACGTTTACCACCCACGTTGACCAGCAGTTTCTCTTCCACAATGATCGGGGTGCTGCCCACTCCGAAGTAACCATCACTGACCTGGAATTCTTTATGAGTGTCGCGCGACCAGACTACCTTGCCGGTCTTCAGTTCCAGGCATTGCAGGCGGCCCGTGATGCCGTAAGTGTAAACCCAATTGTTATGGATTAAGGGGACAGCGATCGGACCATCATTCGGGTTGAAGGTTCCCCGGTAGCTGACCGGGGCGGACTGTTTCCAGATCGGTTCTCCCGTAACAGCATTGAGTGCTTCGACGATTTCCTGATCGCCAACCCGATGAAAGAGTACCAGTGTATTCTGAAAGACAGCGACACCTGCGAACCCACTGCCGACGGGACGCTGCCATTTCAATTCCGGTCCGCCCGCAGGCCAGGACGCTGCGATGGTTTCGTCAGCAGCATGAGCATTTCGATAGGGACCCAGAATCTGGGGCCAGTCTCCCGCCTGACAAACGGGATTGGTGAAGAGGATGAGCAGCAGTAAGATGCCTTGCAGAATTCTCATGTGTCGGGCTCCGCCTTACAGATGAACGGGGATCAGATTTCAGGGAATCTCATTTTAGCAGGAACGGGGCTTGGCTGCATAGGAACGTCTGTTATAGTCTGATAAGATAAAAGCTGAAACCAACCATCGAACAGGCTGCGCTTTCGAGAAAGGGTTTTCGTGAGATCGTTTGCCCGCCAGGAGAAAACTTTGGACTCAAACCCATTTCGGTTAATCAGAAACTTACGCAGAAGTCGCGAGATTGTTACCGTTCTCGTGAATTATGGTTTTGATGATCTCGTTGATCAGTTGGGGCTGAGACGTTATCTCCGCTGGGGCCGCAGGCTGCTGTTCTGGAAACGCACCGAACCCGAAATCAAGCTCACTCGTGCGAAACGCATTCGCCTTGCTCTGGAAAGCCTGGGCGTCACGTTTATCAAATTCGGTCAGGTGGTCAGCACGCGCCCCGATCTGGTACCCCGCGATGTCGTCGCGGAACTGGAAAAACTGCAGGAGCGGGTTCCCTCCTTTCCCGGTGAAATCGCGATTGAAATCATCGAGCGCGAACTGGGAGAACCCATCGACAAACTGTATGCCGAGTTTGATCCTGCTCCTCTGGCCGCCGGTTCGCTGGGGCAGGTGCATAAAGCCCGTCACCACGACGGTACGCCGCTGGTAGTCAAGGTGAAGCGGCCCGATATCGACCGGGTGATCGAGCAGGACCTGAGCCTGATGCACGAACTGGCGACCATGATCGAACGCCATTTTCCGGATGCCGAAGTCTTCGATCCGGTAGGACTGGTCCATCAGTTTTCACGAACGATTCATCGCGAACTGCAGTTCAGCCGAGAGGCCCGCTCAACCGATGAGTTTTATCGCCTGTTCCAGGATGATGCCACGCTGTATGTTCCTAAAATCTACTCCGAGATGACCCAGGGTGACATCATCACTATGGAATTCATCGACGGCTATCGGATTGATGACGAACAGGAACTGCAAAACCTGCCCATCAGTCCGCATGAGGTCGCCGCGAACGGGGCACGGATCTTTATGAAAATGGTTTTCGAATTCGGCGTGTTTCATGCTGATCCGCATCCTGGGAATTTCCGGGTCCTGCATGATGGTTCGCTCTGCCTGATCGATTATGGCATGATTGGGGTTCTGGAAGAGGAACGCCGCGACTTGCTGGTCGACCTGTTACTGAATGTGGCCAAACAGGATACGAACAAACTCGTCGAAGTTGTGTTGAATATCGGTAAAGCCAAGCGGGCCGTCGATCATCAGTTGCTCCGGGCGGATCTTCGCGATTTCATCGGCAATTATTATGGAATCCCGCTGGATCAGATCAGTGTCGGCAAGATGCTGACCGATTTTATCAACATCCTGGCGATTCACCGCATTCGCTGTCCGGTCGATATCATGCTGCTGATTCGGGCCATGATCACCCTGGAAGGGGTGGCTTCCCGAATTGCCCCCGATCTGAATATCGCTCAGGAAATGGAACCGTACATTTATAAACTCTCCTCGGAGCGATATCATCCGCGAGCTATTGCCAGCCGCATCTGGTCCGAAGCCTGCAGCTTTTCCAAGGTGATGCATGATCTGCCTGAACAGGTGGGGCGAACCCTCGGGAAACTGGCCGATGACGAACTGCAGATCCACCTGGATCACAAAGGCATTGATCACCTCACGACCGAAATGGACCGCTCCGGGAACCGCCTGGCGATCGGAATGGTAATGTCGTCGCTGATCCTCGCATCGGCCATCACGATTTCATCGGACACGCGGCTGGTTTATATCAGCATTCCGATTTTCATGATGTCGAGTCTGTTGGGAATCTGGCTGATCTACGGCGTCTTCCGCAGCGGTCGATTGTAAGATCGGGTGCTCTTACAATCGCCGTGTCAGCTGCGATGAGAAAAGAGTTTCGACGTGCTTTATTTCCCGTAGAGTCGAGCCTTGGGATCGCCGCCTGACAGCAGATAAGCGACCAGGTCCCGTACTTCCTCGGGGCTGAGAGTATTCAGCATCGCCTGAGGCATCTGTGATACAGGAGACGCCTGGATTTCTTCGACGCTTTCTGCCGGGATCTCAATCGGTTCTGCCTTGATGTCGGCCGTGTAGACAATCACTTTGTCGCCGTCTTTCGAAACGAGACCAGTGAAAGTACGCCCCTCATCGGTGATCACGATCGAGGATTGATATTGATCGGAAATCACCTTACTCGGTTCGACAATCGATTCGAGGATATAACGGGCATCGAACTTGTTCTTCACGGTCGTCAGGTCGGGACCGACATCGCCCCCCAGTCCGTCAAAGCGGTGGCAGGCAGCACAACGCAGGGAATGGAACAGGTTCCGGCCATTCTCGAAACTGGCTTTCTGCAGGTGTCCGCCGGAAGTGTATCGGCTGGCATCCCCGATCGTCCAGGTTCGTCCCGGGCCTTTGGGGGGAGTGATTTTGAAATCAGGGACGGGATTGAAATTCTCACCACTGATGTCGGCCAGAGCGGCTCGATCGGCATTGGAGAGATATCCGAGTACTTCGTCACGCAGGTTACCCAGGAACTTGGCGTAACTGTTGCCTCCCGGGTATTTAGCTGAGGCGTTGATGAACTCGATGTAGGCACGACGCTGATCCATGGTCCAGCCGTCACGCAGGTTTCGCAGCATGAATGCATAATTGATTTCATGTGTGGGCGGATGCTTGGCCAGCATGTCGAGGACACGCCCGCCATAGTTTTTATTTCGTCCCGCCAGTTCGGTCCAGTCGGGGACTTCAGGTTCACCCCGGTTTTCAATCAGGTCCAGGGCTTTGGCAATCACGGTTGGTGATTCCAGGTAAACCAGCACACGAACCAGTTCGGTGTTGATGTTCTTGCTCTGGCTGGGCAGATACGGGTCGAGTTCGGCAATGACCTGTGCTCTTTGTTCTGCCGTGGGTTTGCCCAGGCGAATGAACGTCAGGGCGTAAGCACGTAACAGTCCCAGGAACTGTGGTTCGCTCAATTGAGATGGATCCAGTTCCAGCAGAGCAGCAATCTGGGCATCGCGGCGTGATTTGTTTCCCATGCGGGCCAGGGCGACTGCCCCGGAAATCCGTGCCTGGGGATTTTGTTCCTTAAATACTTTCGAAGCCCACTGCTCAACGGGCTGCGATTCGATGGCGACACGAGCCGCGTGTCGCAACCAGCGATCAGAACTGGAGAGGTGTGGCCAGGCAGCTGCGACGGCTGCTGGATCCTGTTTGCCATGATAAGCTTCCAGGCTGCGACGCAGTTTTCGGGCTTCAGCGCCCGCCAGTTCTTCTGTAACCGGTTTGGTTGATTCGTTTCCAGTGTAGGTGATTCTGAACAGGGCCGACTGAGTTCCCCGTCCACCGATGGTGAAGTAGAGTGCGCCGTCTTTACCGATGATCGCATCGGTCAGCGGCAGTGGTGAACCGTAGCAGAATGCTTCCTGCTCACCCTTATAGCCTGCGCCATCCGGAGTGAGATGAATGGCGTAGATCGTCCCGAACGTCCAGTCGAGTGCGAACATGGCATCCTGATAGCGTGCCGGGAACCTGGCTCCCTGGCCACTGATCACGCCGGTCGGACAACCGGGGCCGATATTCACCACGGCGGGTAGACTGTCTTCGTAGTATTCGGGCCATTTGCCGGAACCACTTCGCCAACCATAGTCGGAACCGCTGACGGCGACGTTGATGCGGGTCGGGCGGTACCAGGGAGTTCCGAGGTCCCATTCCATGTCTGCATCGTAGGTGAAGATGTCACCGGCCCGGTTGAGGGCGATGTCGTATTCGTTTCGATAGCCGGTGGAGATGATTTCGTGTTGTTTTGTTTCCGGAGAGAACCGGGAAATCCAGCCACCCGGTGCCATGCGACCGCGGGCATGTCCGTTGGCATCCCATTCACGGGGTAGCAGCAGGTCTTCGTCCCAGGTGGGAACGTGCGAACGGACGATGCTGTCCTGAGGGGGGAGAGCGGCGTGATTACCGCCGATGACATACAGGTGCTGATTATCTTCCGCGACGATCACCGCATGGTTGCCGTGTTCGCCACCGCTACGTTCGCTGGGAAGAACTTCGGCAGTATCGAGTTGGTCGTCCCCGTTTGTATCTGTGACCTTGAAGAGGTTGCCGCCATTCTTGTGAAAGTAAAGTGCGTCCTTGTGCCAGACCATGCCCTGCGCACCGGAAAGGTCGATCTGCATTTTTTCGACATCTACCTGGGGGGCATCCCCTTTCTCAGTGACTGTGATGCGATAGAGGCCTTTGTCTCCCTGATCGCTGGCCAGCAGTCGTCCTTTGCCGTCGGTGGTGAGTGAAACCCAACTCCCCTGTTCATTGGCGGGGACTTCATAGAGCAGTTCGACTTTGAAGTCCTTTGCGATGGTGATATTCTGGGCCAGTTCTTCCATGTCGACACCACTACGGGTTGTGATCCCGGGTTTACCCCAGGGACCACTGCCGAAGACGCCCATTGATTTCAGCTTCAGCTTCCAGGATGAGTCGTCGAAGCTGGACTGCTTCCACTCGGGAGACTCCTGGTCCGACAGTTTCCAGTCGGGAGTGGAGCTGATCTGCTGCTTTTTACCATCGGCAGTTTCAATTTCCAGCTTCAGAATGAAGGCTGCGACACCACCATTGTTGTTCGCTTTCACTGCGATCTGATTGAGGCCCGACTGCACCAGTTTGCGTGCATCGCTCAGCATGACGGGATTTTTCCAGTCGGTTGCGGTGCCTGCGTCTTTGCCGTTGATCCAGACGGTGGCCCGATTGTCACAGGTGAAATAGAGACGGGCCGCTTTGATCTGATTTGCGACTTCGAACTGCTTCCGCAGATAGATGGGGGCGTTGTCCGTCGGGTTGTCTGTCTTCCAGATCCAGCCTGGAACCGGTTTGGCGGAGACCCAGTCGAACTTATCCTTTTTATTTTTTGAGGACGATGTTTTGGTAGCGGGGGCTTTCTTTGTGTTCTCGACAGCTGCCTTGAGTACGGCCTGGGCTTCTTTGCCTGCTAACGGCCGGTATTGCACGTCTTTGAATTCGACACGCATCGGTGGTCCCGCGTGAAGCTGCAGACCGAGCACCCCTTTCGCAAACGCCTGGGGATGGTTGTCGGTGATATCGACGGTGTTGACTCCATTCACCTGGTGGACCAGCCGGTTGCCTACCGCGACGATCCGCAGTTCGTTCCATTCCCAGTCATTCAGTTTCTGATTTTTATCGCCGATCTCTGCGACGACTTTGGGTTTGCCATCCGCTCCAATTTCGACACGCTGGAAACGCTGGGCGATGATGCCCCGTCCGGTTTTTTCTCCGTAGAGCATTCCGAAATATTCGGGTTTTGGATGCAGGTCGGCCTGGTAGCCTTTGAGTGCGAAGTTCTGCGGATCGACCAGTTCGCTGCGATATTGCACACCTGAGTTGTTGCCTTTGAAGCGGACCTGGGCTTTGAATTCAAAGTCACCCACATCTCCCCCCTGCCAGACGAGGAAGGTGTTGGGTTTAGCAGGACGCTCTGGCGTGGTCTCGCCCACGATGGCTCCGTCTTCTACGGTCCAGAATCCTTCTCGACCTTCCCAGCCGGTCAGATCTTTACCGTTGAAGAGCTGCTGAAATTCCTGAGCGTGGATGGTGCTGGTTGAGAAAACGATGCAGGTAAAAAGAACGCGGACGAAAGTATGCATGGTGATATTCCGCTTACTGAAGAGAGTTGCAGGATACTTGAGGGATCGAAACAGTGAAAATCAGGGGAGATCAAAACAGGGACATCGATCGCGCAGCCTGATTTTATATGAGTTGGTTAACATATGATCCAGAACTGATAGCTTAACCTGCCTGCAGGGCTGTGTCGAGTACGCAGTGCAATTCAGACGAGTGAGGTGGGTTCAGTCTGAGTTGGAGGCGTCGCTGATACGTTGCCTGAGATAGTTCGCGCGGGCCGCATTTCGTTCGCTCGATTCCAGTTCGCCTCCCTGCAGCTTCTGCAGGTGAGCGGGTTGGGTGAAGATGAACATTTCGTTCACGGCTGAAATGGGCAGGCTTTCGATCAATCCTAAATTGACCCCCATACGCACGCTGGAGAGCAGGTGCATGGTCTCTTCGGAACTGATGGTCTGGGCGGTACTCAAAATCCCAAAGGCGCGGGAAACCTGATCGTGCAGACCCTGGCGATTTTCTTTGAGCAGCGAGTTTCTGACACGCCGTTCGTAAGAGATGATATTGGGGACGACTTCCTTGATGCTGTCGATCAGCTGATGCTCGGTCTGCCCCAGAGTGACCTGGTTGGAGATCTGGTAAAAATCACCCATGGCCTGACTGCCTTCGCCGTACAGTCCACGGACGGCCAGATTGATCTTCTGCAGTGCCTGGAAGACTTTCTGAATCTCTTTCGTGATGACCAGTGCCGGCAGGTGCAGCATGACGCTGACACGGATTCCGGTACCCACATTGGTGGGGCACGCTGTCAGGTAACCAAATTCTTCACTGAAGGCGTAGGTGACTTCGGATTCCAGCAGGTCATCAATCCGATTGATGGTGTCCCAGCATTCGTCGAGAGAAAATCCACTCCGTAAAACCTGGAGGCGGAGGTGATCTTCCTCATTGACCATGATGCCGATGTTTTCCTCGTTATCCAGTCCCACACCACGGGGACCAGAGCGTTCGGCATGCTCACGG is a window from the Gimesia benthica genome containing:
- a CDS encoding HDOD domain-containing protein produces the protein MTDWTKLRRELIGEGKQSPLPPEIKLPMLPKAVMEFSQKAEDPASTPKELSKIIETDAGISCELLRMVNSSAFGLRRKVSSIQQTITLLGIRSTKLFLVTTGLKQAMATSDSKLINLPNFWSTNLERALMAREIAMLMKVDADVAFSAAMLEDFLLPILSKELFDLYLTFTINQDSDPCLLSEYERQHFSWDHSAAAANVMLDWSFPDDLICAVYLHHKGLKLLTDDKLGKTAAAAVAVASLIPDPLRQNPQGLDQLLTLNDAWPEFKLFELADKIDQELREEATTTGNYLSLKNRLEKHAVLLETE
- a CDS encoding M42 family metallopeptidase; translation: MEAKSLEFLKNLLHSPAPSGYERPIQEVVRAYVKEFADEVKTDLHGNVIAAVNPGAKRRVMFAGHCDQIGLLVQHIDDDGYLWANLIGGWDIQMLLGQNMQVHTDSGPIHGVIARKAIHLLTPEERKTVPEIKDLWIDIGARNGAEAREKVAIGDPITFELGFRPMLNQLASAPGMDNRVGVWVVMEALRQASEKSPEFGVFSVSTVQEEIGLRGAQTSAYSIQPEVGIAVDVTHATDCPAVSKKENGEINVGDGPVVYRGPNVNPVVFSTLTDLAEKNDISCQINSISRPAGNDANAMQLNQGGMATGIVAIPNRYMHSPVEVVSLEDLEHAANLLAAFCLEINEQTDFTP
- the hemL gene encoding glutamate-1-semialdehyde 2,1-aminomutase gives rise to the protein MTARSRTRSEAEFERALKVIPGGVNSPARAFGAVGGHPVVIDRGEGQYLYDIDGNRYIDFVGSWGPHILGHLHPQVMSGIEEALKKGTSFGAPTVLESELAELVAELVPSVEKVRMVNSGTEAAMSAIRLARGYTGRDKIIKFAGCYHGHVDSLLVQAGSGALTLGAPSSPGVPQGCTADTLVLEYNDIEQLKETFSQAGDQIAGVILEPVVGNMGVVLPEPGFLETVRELCTQHQSVFIMDEVMTGFRVALGGAQQRFGVTPDICMLGKVIGGGMPVGAYGGKAEIMDAISPVGSVYQAGTLSGNPIAMASGIATLQCLRETNPYPELEAQTQRLTKGLSAAASKAGLPHTLAECGSMFTLFFNPEKVTSFAVSSQNDTERFARYFQGMLDRGIYLPCSQFEANFASTCMTDEDIDQTIQAAEEVLQSIG
- a CDS encoding PQQ-binding-like beta-propeller repeat protein; this translates as MRILQGILLLLILFTNPVCQAGDWPQILGPYRNAHAADETIAASWPAGGPELKWQRPVGSGFAGVAVFQNTLVLFHRVGDQEIVEALNAVTGEPIWKQSAPVSYRGTFNPNDGPIAVPLIHNNWVYTYGITGRLQCLELKTGKVVWSRDTHKEFQVSDGYFGVGSTPIIVEEKLLVNVGGKRKNAGVVAFSLDKGFTLWQALQDDASYSSPTSAFRHGRFYAIFITRLHLTGLDPKNGNVLFQFPFGKRGPTVNGADPVVIGNNIFATASYGVGGFWGQIEQIGTREIWRSEKPMSSQYTTPIEYDGKLIGIDGRQDIGTARLICFDPQTRKVEWAENDFGYATLLEADNKLIIMKTDGTLVLAEASLDAYKELASEQIFHSTTRALPALSNGLLYVRDSKTLKCLKLGSDAPVTPEKTTTN
- a CDS encoding ABC1 kinase family protein, with product MDSNPFRLIRNLRRSREIVTVLVNYGFDDLVDQLGLRRYLRWGRRLLFWKRTEPEIKLTRAKRIRLALESLGVTFIKFGQVVSTRPDLVPRDVVAELEKLQERVPSFPGEIAIEIIERELGEPIDKLYAEFDPAPLAAGSLGQVHKARHHDGTPLVVKVKRPDIDRVIEQDLSLMHELATMIERHFPDAEVFDPVGLVHQFSRTIHRELQFSREARSTDEFYRLFQDDATLYVPKIYSEMTQGDIITMEFIDGYRIDDEQELQNLPISPHEVAANGARIFMKMVFEFGVFHADPHPGNFRVLHDGSLCLIDYGMIGVLEEERRDLLVDLLLNVAKQDTNKLVEVVLNIGKAKRAVDHQLLRADLRDFIGNYYGIPLDQISVGKMLTDFINILAIHRIRCPVDIMLLIRAMITLEGVASRIAPDLNIAQEMEPYIYKLSSERYHPRAIASRIWSEACSFSKVMHDLPEQVGRTLGKLADDELQIHLDHKGIDHLTTEMDRSGNRLAIGMVMSSLILASAITISSDTRLVYISIPIFMMSSLLGIWLIYGVFRSGRL
- a CDS encoding family 16 glycoside hydrolase, which gives rise to MHTFVRVLFTCIVFSTSTIHAQEFQQLFNGKDLTGWEGREGFWTVEDGAIVGETTPERPAKPNTFLVWQGGDVGDFEFKAQVRFKGNNSGVQYRSELVDPQNFALKGYQADLHPKPEYFGMLYGEKTGRGIIAQRFQRVEIGADGKPKVVAEIGDKNQKLNDWEWNELRIVAVGNRLVHQVNGVNTVDITDNHPQAFAKGVLGLQLHAGPPMRVEFKDVQYRPLAGKEAQAVLKAAVENTKKAPATKTSSSKNKKDKFDWVSAKPVPGWIWKTDNPTDNAPIYLRKQFEVANQIKAARLYFTCDNRATVWINGKDAGTATDWKNPVMLSDARKLVQSGLNQIAVKANNNGGVAAFILKLEIETADGKKQQISSTPDWKLSDQESPEWKQSSFDDSSWKLKLKSMGVFGSGPWGKPGITTRSGVDMEELAQNITIAKDFKVELLYEVPANEQGSWVSLTTDGKGRLLASDQGDKGLYRITVTEKGDAPQVDVEKMQIDLSGAQGMVWHKDALYFHKNGGNLFKVTDTNGDDQLDTAEVLPSERSGGEHGNHAVIVAEDNQHLYVIGGNHAALPPQDSIVRSHVPTWDEDLLLPREWDANGHARGRMAPGGWISRFSPETKQHEIISTGYRNEYDIALNRAGDIFTYDADMEWDLGTPWYRPTRINVAVSGSDYGWRSGSGKWPEYYEDSLPAVVNIGPGCPTGVISGQGARFPARYQDAMFALDWTFGTIYAIHLTPDGAGYKGEQEAFCYGSPLPLTDAIIGKDGALYFTIGGRGTQSALFRITYTGNESTKPVTEELAGAEARKLRRSLEAYHGKQDPAAVAAAWPHLSSSDRWLRHAARVAIESQPVEQWASKVFKEQNPQARISGAVALARMGNKSRRDAQIAALLELDPSQLSEPQFLGLLRAYALTFIRLGKPTAEQRAQVIAELDPYLPSQSKNINTELVRVLVYLESPTVIAKALDLIENRGEPEVPDWTELAGRNKNYGGRVLDMLAKHPPTHEINYAFMLRNLRDGWTMDQRRAYIEFINASAKYPGGNSYAKFLGNLRDEVLGYLSNADRAALADISGENFNPVPDFKITPPKGPGRTWTIGDASRYTSGGHLQKASFENGRNLFHSLRCAACHRFDGLGGDVGPDLTTVKNKFDARYILESIVEPSKVISDQYQSSIVITDEGRTFTGLVSKDGDKVIVYTADIKAEPIEIPAESVEEIQASPVSQMPQAMLNTLSPEEVRDLVAYLLSGGDPKARLYGK
- a CDS encoding protein arginine kinase; translation: MNLDAFTRTSGEWLRGIGPDSDIVMSSRIRLARNLAQFPFINRCTESTLGEIEQLMRPIITNLPMQEKLSYLNVNKLSNLDRQFIVERQMISREHAERSGPRGVGLDNEENIGIMVNEEDHLRLQVLRSGFSLDECWDTINRIDDLLESEVTYAFSEEFGYLTACPTNVGTGIRVSVMLHLPALVITKEIQKVFQALQKINLAVRGLYGEGSQAMGDFYQISNQVTLGQTEHQLIDSIKEVVPNIISYERRVRNSLLKENRQGLHDQVSRAFGILSTAQTISSEETMHLLSSVRMGVNLGLIESLPISAVNEMFIFTQPAHLQKLQGGELESSERNAARANYLRQRISDASNSD